Proteins encoded together in one Pontiella desulfatans window:
- a CDS encoding sulfatase family protein has product MKRLVILMGMLIVAAQAAQKPNVIFILMDDMGYSDVGCYGATKVKTPNIDRMAAEGIRFTDFHTGASICSPSRAAFLTGAYPQRCGLYMGINQNREAHWFLGLNPDEITLAEQFKAQGYTTAMVGKWHLGKEEEFSCFHQGFDHYYGAPDNMGHNSAFYDGKEVVYEHTPLEQMTTLYTERMVKHIGAFKDRPFFIYFAHNYPHTPYKAGARFKGSSKDGVRGDVIQEADWGIGEILKALEANGILENTLVIFSSDNGPTNNKYAQPYSGTKYVSMEGGHRVPFILYWKGTVQPVVSDVPVVAMDLFPTLSELIGAPMPTDRKYDGVTLVPLFSGGSIARSPDEPFYYYNCENLQCVRVGDWKLHLPRTQAQLPFWSMKKQKDIATPQLYNLKTDVAEQIDVAAQHPERVSEMMALAESARTKLGEVGQRGAEQRATGTLFPEVPIVGNHVLYWDKLSDKEKGRAKTEFTALKTKRKKSK; this is encoded by the coding sequence GTGAAGAGACTAGTTATTTTGATGGGCATGCTGATTGTGGCGGCACAGGCCGCGCAGAAACCCAATGTGATCTTTATCCTGATGGATGACATGGGCTACAGCGATGTGGGCTGCTACGGCGCAACCAAGGTGAAGACGCCGAACATCGACCGCATGGCGGCGGAGGGAATCCGCTTTACGGATTTCCACACTGGTGCGTCCATCTGCTCGCCGTCGCGCGCGGCCTTCCTGACGGGAGCCTATCCACAACGGTGCGGCCTCTATATGGGCATTAACCAGAATCGGGAAGCGCACTGGTTCCTCGGTTTGAACCCGGATGAAATCACCCTTGCCGAACAGTTCAAGGCCCAGGGCTACACCACGGCGATGGTCGGCAAATGGCATCTGGGGAAGGAGGAAGAGTTTTCCTGTTTCCATCAGGGGTTTGATCATTACTACGGCGCGCCGGACAACATGGGGCATAATTCCGCCTTCTATGACGGCAAGGAGGTCGTCTACGAACATACCCCGTTGGAGCAGATGACGACCCTCTACACCGAGCGCATGGTGAAGCACATCGGGGCGTTCAAGGACCGGCCTTTCTTTATCTATTTTGCGCACAACTATCCGCACACGCCCTATAAAGCCGGTGCCCGGTTCAAGGGCTCCTCCAAGGACGGAGTGCGCGGCGATGTGATCCAGGAAGCGGACTGGGGCATCGGCGAAATTTTGAAGGCACTCGAGGCGAACGGCATTCTGGAAAACACCCTGGTCATTTTTAGTTCGGACAATGGTCCGACCAATAATAAATATGCCCAGCCCTACAGCGGCACCAAATATGTCTCAATGGAAGGCGGACATCGCGTGCCGTTCATCCTTTATTGGAAGGGGACGGTGCAGCCGGTGGTTTCGGATGTTCCTGTCGTGGCGATGGATCTGTTTCCGACGCTGAGCGAGCTGATCGGCGCGCCGATGCCGACTGATCGGAAGTATGACGGGGTCACCCTGGTACCTCTGTTCTCGGGTGGTTCAATTGCTCGTTCCCCCGATGAGCCGTTCTACTACTACAACTGCGAAAATCTGCAGTGCGTGCGCGTCGGCGACTGGAAACTGCATTTGCCGCGCACCCAGGCCCAGTTGCCGTTCTGGTCGATGAAGAAGCAGAAGGATATTGCAACTCCGCAACTCTACAACCTAAAGACGGATGTGGCGGAGCAGATCGATGTCGCCGCCCAGCACCCGGAACGGGTTTCGGAAATGATGGCGCTGGCGGAGTCCGCCCGCACCAAGCTCGGGGAGGTCGGCCAACGTGGCGCCGAGCAGCGCGCAACCGGAACGCTCTTCCCGGAAGTGCCCATCGTAGGAAATCATGTCCTCTATTGGGACAAGCTGTCCGACAAGGAAAAGGGCCGGGCCAAAACAGAATTCACCGCGCTGAAAACCAAACGCAAAAAATCTAAATAG
- a CDS encoding ThuA domain-containing protein codes for MNTPGRTFFPLVVAVLSLAGGFSFLQAQEQKPIRVLSFQGNNGYEHASMPDAKALIERLGQKNGWEIVSTEDASKLTELDLSTFDTVVFNNNCGNKGPVMKPAEQEALRQYIQNGGGFLGVHTAAALWKEGGSFQTWYEGLVGARQVRHPKVQRARLVVEDRTHPSTRHLPEEWFVTDEWHIFDSNPREKVNVLISLDESSYQGKANQKMGGDHPFVWYQEYDGGRSFFTSLGHTTEIYSNPDFEQLIEGAILWTSGSVGVPEAQPEKRLSTNLPVADGLFLDLDANVGVEVEDDRRVRAWHNQVAGNAADVFVKRDEGRKVAGSGRPALKLNVGGIGGNNTLVFEEQELLNHDEDAFDHMLTGSGYTWFSVMCAYRQHVGKKDVNSFFGNLKNSSNYEGFWGNLTDDNRVWMGSRCWPAAVKGRQPLWNEKNPQVICSTPLQENKYYLVMGRMGAGQEVVNLELFVNSSEPVDRKPVPVNPEANPSKMAIGQERDAINHPGKESFHGEIARFLIYDRPLSDAELDTMIGHLTAKYMIKTSE; via the coding sequence ATGAACACTCCTGGGCGCACTTTTTTTCCGCTAGTGGTTGCGGTTTTGTCACTGGCCGGAGGCTTCTCTTTCCTCCAGGCCCAGGAACAGAAACCGATACGGGTGCTCAGTTTTCAGGGGAATAATGGGTATGAGCATGCCTCTATGCCGGACGCGAAGGCGTTGATTGAGCGGCTGGGCCAAAAGAACGGTTGGGAAATTGTTTCAACCGAGGACGCATCCAAGCTGACCGAGCTGGACCTGAGTACGTTTGATACCGTGGTCTTCAATAACAACTGCGGCAATAAGGGACCGGTGATGAAGCCCGCGGAGCAGGAGGCCCTGCGGCAGTATATTCAGAATGGTGGCGGTTTTCTGGGGGTTCACACGGCCGCAGCGCTTTGGAAGGAGGGTGGCTCTTTTCAGACGTGGTATGAAGGTTTGGTCGGAGCCAGGCAGGTCCGGCACCCCAAGGTGCAGCGGGCGCGGCTGGTCGTGGAAGATCGGACCCATCCCTCAACCCGGCATCTTCCGGAAGAATGGTTTGTCACCGATGAGTGGCACATCTTTGATTCCAATCCGCGGGAAAAGGTCAATGTGCTGATTTCCCTTGATGAGAGTTCCTATCAGGGCAAGGCCAACCAGAAGATGGGGGGCGATCATCCCTTCGTCTGGTATCAGGAATACGACGGCGGCCGCTCCTTCTTTACCTCACTGGGACACACTACGGAAATTTACAGCAATCCGGATTTTGAACAGTTGATCGAGGGGGCGATTCTTTGGACAAGCGGCAGCGTGGGCGTTCCCGAAGCTCAGCCAGAGAAGAGATTGTCAACCAATCTGCCTGTGGCAGACGGACTCTTTCTTGATCTGGATGCCAATGTCGGCGTCGAGGTAGAGGACGACCGGCGGGTCAGGGCCTGGCATAATCAGGTGGCCGGAAATGCCGCCGATGTGTTTGTGAAGCGCGATGAAGGTCGCAAGGTCGCCGGCTCTGGCAGGCCTGCGTTGAAGCTAAATGTTGGAGGAATCGGAGGAAACAACACCCTGGTTTTCGAAGAGCAGGAGCTTTTGAATCACGATGAAGACGCCTTCGATCATATGTTGACCGGTAGTGGTTATACCTGGTTTTCGGTGATGTGTGCTTACCGGCAGCATGTGGGTAAAAAGGATGTCAATTCATTTTTCGGTAATCTGAAGAACAGTTCAAACTATGAAGGATTCTGGGGAAATCTCACGGACGACAACCGCGTTTGGATGGGCTCGCGCTGTTGGCCGGCCGCCGTGAAAGGCAGGCAGCCCCTTTGGAATGAGAAGAATCCTCAGGTCATCTGTTCTACGCCTTTGCAGGAGAACAAATATTATTTGGTCATGGGGCGTATGGGCGCGGGGCAGGAGGTGGTCAACCTGGAACTGTTTGTCAACTCTTCGGAACCGGTGGACCGTAAGCCCGTACCCGTAAACCCGGAGGCCAATCCCTCGAAGATGGCGATCGGGCAGGAGCGCGATGCCATCAATCATCCGGGCAAAGAATCCTTCCATGGCGAGATAGCCCGGTTTTTGATTTATGACCGTCCCCTCAGTGATGCCGAGTTGGACACCATGATCGGGCATTTGACGGCTAAGTACATGATTAAGACAAGCGAATGA
- a CDS encoding IS4 family transposase — MKKQHKHKPAGHRYTTLKQLCNLIPGHMVSSLAQKHGVDIQSRTYTPWSHVVSLLYAHFSHALGLNDVCDALQMNAAALSTIRGAVPPSRNNLSHANKIRNADMAEELYWCMMKHLMDTVPGFAKGKVRRGYLRRFSKTIHALDSTTIQLVANCMDWAKHRRRKAAAKCHLRLDLQSFLPRCAIIDTAKHHDSTMTQSLCAELKPGEIAVFDKAYNKFKHLFELTVRGVWWVGRAKDNMQYKVVRTLETTGHKRILRDEVIEMVVEASKKAYPCELRRVVALVEINGKDVEIAFITNHLEWSAWTVAELYRCRWDIEVFFKEIKQTLQLSDFLGYSANAVRWQIWMGLLVHLLMRCLAFMHGWEHSFKRQFTVVRAVLWRRWSLPALLESYGTAKPPGRIRGAPEQAYLPGFI, encoded by the coding sequence ATGAAAAAACAACATAAACACAAGCCAGCCGGACATAGGTATACAACCTTGAAACAATTGTGCAATCTGATTCCCGGACACATGGTGTCGAGCCTTGCGCAGAAGCATGGCGTGGACATTCAAAGCCGGACGTACACGCCGTGGAGCCATGTGGTTTCTTTGCTGTACGCCCACTTCTCCCATGCACTCGGACTCAACGATGTGTGCGACGCGCTCCAGATGAACGCGGCGGCGCTCTCTACCATCCGCGGCGCGGTTCCTCCGTCGCGTAACAACCTGAGCCACGCGAACAAGATCCGCAACGCGGACATGGCCGAAGAGCTCTACTGGTGCATGATGAAGCATCTGATGGATACGGTTCCGGGCTTCGCGAAGGGCAAGGTTCGGCGCGGATACCTCCGGCGCTTCAGCAAGACGATCCATGCGCTGGACTCGACCACGATCCAGCTCGTCGCCAACTGCATGGACTGGGCGAAGCATCGCCGCCGCAAGGCTGCGGCCAAGTGCCACCTGCGCCTCGACCTGCAAAGCTTCCTGCCCCGGTGCGCCATCATCGACACGGCGAAGCACCATGACAGCACGATGACCCAAAGCCTGTGCGCCGAGCTCAAACCCGGTGAAATCGCCGTGTTCGACAAGGCCTACAACAAGTTCAAGCATCTTTTCGAGCTGACGGTGCGCGGTGTCTGGTGGGTTGGCCGGGCGAAGGACAACATGCAGTACAAGGTGGTGCGCACCCTCGAAACCACCGGGCACAAGCGCATCCTGCGCGACGAGGTCATCGAGATGGTGGTCGAAGCATCGAAGAAAGCCTATCCGTGCGAGTTGCGCCGGGTCGTGGCGCTGGTCGAGATCAACGGCAAGGATGTCGAGATCGCCTTCATCACCAACCATCTGGAGTGGAGCGCGTGGACGGTCGCCGAACTCTACCGTTGCCGCTGGGACATCGAGGTGTTCTTCAAGGAGATCAAGCAGACGCTCCAGCTCTCCGACTTCCTGGGCTACAGCGCCAACGCCGTGCGCTGGCAGATTTGGATGGGGTTGCTTGTCCACCTGCTGATGCGCTGCCTCGCGTTCATGCACGGCTGGGAGCACAGCTTCAAGCGGCAGTTCACTGTTGTGCGCGCGGTGCTTTGGCGCCGGTGGAGCCTTCCCGCATTGCTTGAATCCTATGGGACAGCCAAACCGCCCGGTCGCATACGAGGTGCGCCGGAACAGGCATATCTGCCGGGGTTTATCTAA